One window of the Fundidesulfovibrio soli genome contains the following:
- a CDS encoding TetR/AcrR family transcriptional regulator: MARRSDHTREQLTELVLGEAQRLVEAEGFKALTARRVAEAVGYSPGTLYNHFKNLDDLVVQVNARTLELLDGELAGAAPTGDPQADALALALAYFAFVERHPRLWELLFEYRLGQGSELPRWFTGRIEAILARMARVLAPLFAPGDTAGVEEAVQVLWASLHGIGSLATSGKLEVVTARSAAQLARSLVVHYVGGLGAARSGE, from the coding sequence ATGGCCAGACGGTCGGACCACACCCGCGAGCAGTTGACGGAGCTGGTGCTGGGCGAGGCGCAGCGGCTGGTGGAGGCAGAGGGCTTCAAGGCCCTCACGGCCAGGCGCGTGGCCGAGGCGGTGGGCTACTCCCCGGGTACGCTCTACAACCACTTCAAGAATCTGGATGACCTGGTGGTGCAGGTGAACGCGCGCACCCTGGAGCTGCTGGACGGCGAGCTCGCCGGGGCCGCCCCCACGGGCGACCCGCAGGCCGACGCCCTGGCCCTGGCCCTGGCCTACTTCGCCTTCGTGGAGCGCCACCCCAGGCTGTGGGAGCTGCTCTTCGAGTACCGCCTGGGCCAAGGCTCGGAGCTGCCCCGGTGGTTCACAGGCAGGATCGAGGCCATTTTGGCCCGCATGGCCCGGGTGCTTGCGCCGCTGTTCGCGCCCGGAGATACGGCCGGGGTGGAGGAGGCCGTCCAGGTGCTCTGGGCCAGCCTGCACGGCATCGGCTCCCTGGCCACCAGCGGCAAGCTGGAGGTGGTCACGGCGCGCAGCGCGGCCCAGCTGGCGCGCTCCCTGGTGGTGCACTACGTGGGCGGGCTCGGGGCCGCAAGGAGTGGGGAATGA
- the purT gene encoding formate-dependent phosphoribosylglycinamide formyltransferase, with translation MARIGTPNTASATRIMLLGSGELGKEVAIEAQRLGVEVIAVDRYPNAPAMQVAHRSHVVSMLDAAALRAVIEQEKPDFVVPEIEAIATEELLALEAEGVTVVPTARAARLTMDREGIRRLAAEELGLATSPYRFADTKEEFLAACEAVGFPCVVKPVMSSSGKGQSVARDAAGAAASWEYAQTAGRAGAGRVIVEGFVDFDYEITLLTVRHAGGVSFCEPIGHRQEKGDYRESWQPHPMSAAALAEAERMAKAVTGALGGRGIFGVELFIKGDMVLFSEVSPRPHDTGMVTLISQDLSEFALHVRAILGLPIPAIRLYGPAASRVILAEGDSTAPAFEVAPEALAEPDTSLRLFGKPEVHGARRMGVALALGKDVEEAKAKAIRAASHVTVKL, from the coding sequence ATGGCCCGCATCGGCACGCCCAACACGGCTTCGGCCACCAGGATCATGCTGCTCGGCTCCGGCGAGCTGGGCAAGGAGGTGGCCATCGAGGCCCAGCGCCTCGGCGTCGAGGTCATCGCCGTGGACCGCTACCCCAACGCCCCGGCCATGCAGGTGGCGCACCGCTCCCACGTGGTGAGCATGCTCGACGCTGCCGCCCTGCGCGCCGTCATCGAGCAGGAGAAGCCCGACTTCGTGGTGCCCGAGATCGAGGCCATCGCCACCGAGGAGCTGCTGGCCCTGGAGGCCGAGGGAGTCACCGTGGTGCCCACGGCCCGCGCCGCCCGACTGACCATGGACCGCGAGGGCATCCGCCGCCTGGCCGCCGAGGAGCTGGGCCTGGCCACCTCGCCCTACCGCTTCGCCGACACCAAGGAGGAATTCCTGGCCGCCTGCGAGGCCGTGGGCTTCCCCTGCGTGGTCAAGCCGGTGATGTCCTCCTCGGGCAAGGGCCAGAGCGTGGCCCGCGACGCGGCCGGGGCCGCGGCCTCCTGGGAGTACGCCCAGACCGCCGGGCGCGCCGGGGCGGGCCGCGTGATCGTGGAAGGGTTCGTGGATTTCGACTACGAGATCACCCTGCTCACCGTGCGCCACGCCGGGGGCGTAAGCTTCTGCGAGCCCATCGGCCACCGGCAGGAGAAGGGGGACTACCGCGAGTCCTGGCAGCCCCACCCCATGAGCGCCGCGGCCCTGGCCGAGGCCGAACGCATGGCCAAGGCCGTCACCGGAGCCCTGGGCGGGCGCGGCATCTTCGGCGTGGAACTGTTCATCAAGGGCGACATGGTGCTCTTCTCCGAGGTGTCGCCCCGGCCGCACGACACGGGCATGGTCACGCTCATCTCGCAGGACCTCTCGGAGTTCGCCCTGCACGTGCGAGCCATCCTGGGCCTGCCCATTCCGGCCATCCGGCTTTACGGCCCGGCAGCCTCCCGCGTGATCCTGGCCGAGGGCGACAGCACGGCCCCGGCCTTTGAGGTCGCCCCCGAGGCCCTGGCCGAGCCGGACACCTCCCTGCGCCTGTTCGGCAAGCCCGAGGTGCACGGCGCCAGGCGCATGGGCGTGGCCCTGGCCCTGGGCAAGGACGTGGAGGAGGCCAAGGCCAAGGCCATCCGCGCGGCCTCGCACGTCACGGTGAAACTCTAG
- a CDS encoding WD40/YVTN/BNR-like repeat-containing protein, protein MFTRPAFLALIVSLLALAPAFARADAPWKLLNYAPTANTLLSVYTPDAGSTVYFAGDGGVIVKKSGTAFTLMDTGTMAPLRGISGSGPADIWAVGGSSFTESTTDAERSVLLHYNGQTWTRTTPPSLQGLAQNYVVNGVWVSPTGSAFAVVEYYNAPARFDAGQNRWDFEALTIDYQAHPNARSDFSCSSIFGFSDTDVYAVGSYGTVLHRDASGWKLMAQFETDGGSGGTFTFNLLESVWGPGAGTVFASGNFGQMYMLDNTAQTPAWSMVNQGGGLFNGYDLAAMSGTGPNDVWLAGLGGTLRHWTGAVNQLGNFDTVPLSGRHAITRLTGNSYLLAGDLGLIESFNGATAARTALSSKTTAGNNLSWGGAGLGSRLWLAPMYISQATGIYSWSRGKLQSHPVAGLNDSFLRAFKVFASNDIWLSAVAFSDGANYLKRFNGSTWSDWQPPGFFGQAQAINGVAKAAGGYAVLLSSNNLGQPCFAGAASTTCLDQFDPNSYTYSDIAAGPDGSVYAVGQEGRLAIWRNGTWTTSIVGAQGLSPKDGLTAVAAGPGMVVALGENQAAFYSTDGGSNWQPVAGITRRPPQEAGPLAFFRSVVHAGNGVFWAALITNGGYTDGGKSYLYRIQNGVAELVQGGFSSMVYNLSSAPEQQALFGVGENGVIWTTNPNFREPGLSRGLPGALMLLVNQ, encoded by the coding sequence ATGTTCACAAGACCGGCCTTCCTCGCGCTGATCGTGTCGCTGCTCGCCCTGGCTCCCGCCTTCGCCCGGGCCGACGCACCCTGGAAGCTGCTCAACTACGCGCCCACCGCCAACACGCTCCTGTCGGTCTACACTCCCGATGCCGGATCCACGGTCTACTTCGCCGGCGACGGCGGTGTGATCGTGAAGAAATCCGGCACCGCCTTCACGCTGATGGACACCGGCACCATGGCCCCGTTGCGCGGCATTTCCGGGTCGGGGCCCGCCGACATATGGGCCGTGGGCGGAAGCTCCTTCACCGAGTCGACCACCGACGCCGAGCGCAGCGTGCTGCTGCACTACAACGGCCAGACCTGGACGCGCACCACGCCGCCCTCCCTGCAGGGCCTGGCCCAGAACTACGTGGTCAACGGGGTCTGGGTCAGCCCCACGGGCAGCGCCTTCGCCGTGGTCGAGTACTACAACGCCCCGGCGCGATTCGACGCGGGCCAGAACAGGTGGGACTTCGAAGCCCTGACCATAGACTACCAGGCGCACCCCAACGCCCGGTCCGACTTCTCCTGCTCGTCCATCTTCGGCTTCTCGGATACCGACGTCTACGCCGTGGGCTCCTACGGCACGGTGCTGCACCGCGACGCCTCGGGCTGGAAGCTCATGGCCCAGTTCGAGACGGACGGCGGCTCCGGGGGCACCTTCACCTTCAACCTGCTGGAGAGCGTCTGGGGTCCCGGCGCGGGCACGGTGTTCGCCAGCGGCAACTTCGGCCAGATGTACATGCTGGACAACACCGCCCAGACCCCGGCCTGGAGCATGGTCAACCAGGGCGGCGGGCTGTTCAACGGCTACGATCTGGCGGCCATGAGCGGCACCGGCCCGAACGACGTGTGGCTCGCGGGCCTGGGAGGGACGCTGCGCCACTGGACCGGCGCCGTGAACCAGCTGGGCAATTTCGACACGGTCCCCTTGTCCGGTCGGCACGCCATCACCAGGCTCACGGGCAACAGCTACCTCCTGGCGGGCGACCTGGGGCTCATCGAATCGTTCAACGGGGCCACGGCCGCGCGCACGGCCCTCTCCAGCAAGACCACGGCCGGGAACAACCTGTCCTGGGGCGGCGCGGGCCTGGGCTCCCGGTTGTGGCTCGCCCCCATGTACATCTCCCAGGCCACGGGCATCTATTCCTGGAGCAGGGGCAAGCTGCAAAGCCACCCCGTCGCGGGATTGAACGACAGTTTCCTGCGGGCCTTCAAGGTCTTCGCCTCCAACGACATCTGGCTCTCTGCCGTGGCCTTCAGCGACGGCGCCAATTACCTGAAGCGCTTCAACGGCTCCACCTGGTCCGACTGGCAGCCGCCCGGCTTCTTCGGGCAGGCCCAGGCCATCAACGGGGTGGCCAAGGCGGCGGGCGGCTACGCCGTCCTGCTGTCCTCCAACAACCTGGGACAACCCTGCTTCGCGGGCGCGGCCTCCACCACCTGCCTCGACCAGTTCGACCCGAACTCCTACACCTACTCCGACATCGCCGCCGGGCCGGACGGGAGCGTCTACGCCGTGGGGCAGGAAGGCCGCCTGGCGATCTGGCGCAACGGGACGTGGACCACCAGCATCGTGGGCGCGCAGGGCCTCTCCCCCAAAGACGGCCTGACCGCGGTGGCGGCGGGTCCGGGCATGGTGGTGGCCCTGGGCGAGAACCAGGCCGCCTTCTACTCCACCGACGGCGGCTCCAACTGGCAGCCGGTGGCGGGCATCACGCGGCGCCCCCCGCAGGAGGCCGGCCCCCTGGCCTTCTTCAGGAGCGTGGTCCACGCCGGGAACGGGGTGTTTTGGGCCGCGCTCATCACCAACGGCGGCTACACGGACGGGGGCAAGTCCTACCTGTACCGCATCCAGAACGGCGTGGCCGAACTGGTGCAGGGCGGGTTCAGCTCCATGGTCTACAATCTCTCCAGCGCGCCGGAGCAGCAGGCGCTGTTCGGCGTGGGCGAAAACGGCGTGATCTGGACCACCAACCCGAACTTCCGGGAGCCGGGGTTGTCCCGGGGCCTGCCCGGGGCCTTGATGCTGCTGGTGAACCAGTAG